The following proteins come from a genomic window of Gynuella sunshinyii YC6258:
- a CDS encoding pirin family protein: MSSAIKQIFPLDFQWPTLDPFLFCAHHKDEYPAGNPQMGPDASLKGRNIGQDFTLKDGWRMYHGEQVAGFPAHPHRGFETITVVTEGLVDHSDSMGAAGRYGGGDTQWMTAGKGVQHSEMFPCVHADKSNPLELFQIWLNLPARSKMCEPHFKMLWREEIPKVEHTDAQGRLVTIDIIAGHCDGVSAVAPPPESWAYDNANRIAVWTIKMAPGAEWVLPADEVGLNRILYFYQGMKMSVAGQDIDAEHGIHLASDHPVTLKNGDDEARLVLLQGKPIAEPVVQYGPFVMNTEAEIRQTFHEYQQTQFGGWPWPDHEHTHGHQGRFAKHADGQIEER; the protein is encoded by the coding sequence ATGTCATCTGCCATCAAACAGATTTTCCCTCTGGACTTCCAGTGGCCCACGCTGGATCCTTTTTTATTTTGCGCACACCATAAAGACGAATACCCTGCAGGCAACCCCCAAATGGGTCCCGATGCGTCCCTGAAAGGCCGGAATATCGGTCAGGACTTTACCCTTAAAGATGGCTGGCGCATGTACCACGGGGAACAGGTTGCCGGCTTTCCAGCCCACCCCCACCGTGGTTTCGAAACCATCACAGTCGTCACGGAAGGACTGGTGGATCACTCCGATTCCATGGGGGCTGCCGGTCGTTACGGCGGAGGTGACACTCAATGGATGACCGCAGGCAAAGGCGTTCAACACTCTGAAATGTTTCCTTGCGTTCATGCCGACAAATCCAACCCTCTGGAGTTATTCCAGATCTGGTTGAACCTGCCTGCACGCAGCAAAATGTGCGAACCACACTTCAAAATGTTATGGCGCGAAGAAATTCCCAAGGTTGAGCATACCGATGCTCAGGGCCGCCTCGTTACCATAGATATTATTGCGGGCCATTGCGATGGGGTCAGTGCTGTTGCGCCACCTCCGGAAAGCTGGGCTTATGACAACGCTAACCGTATAGCGGTATGGACCATTAAAATGGCTCCGGGCGCTGAATGGGTGCTACCGGCAGATGAAGTTGGTCTTAACCGGATACTTTACTTCTATCAGGGGATGAAAATGAGTGTTGCGGGTCAGGATATAGATGCAGAACATGGCATACACTTGGCCTCAGATCATCCGGTCACTCTGAAAAACGGTGATGATGAGGCTCGCCTGGTGTTGCTGCAAGGCAAGCCTATTGCCGAACCCGTTGTTCAATATGGTCCGTTTGTAATGAATACTGAAGCTGAAATTCGTCAAACTTTTCACGAATATCAGCAGACTCAATTTGGCGGCTGGCCCTGGCCTGACCATGAACACACCCATGGTCATCAGGGTCGGTTTGCCAAACACGCGGATGGACAAATCGAAGAAAGGTAG
- a CDS encoding VOC family protein gives MIIDHLGVSVSNYQKSKTFYCRCLAPLNIEEITEVQGWCGLGANGKPEFWFGEGDQPNAPMHIAFIAENRKAVDEFYSAALAAGGQDNGAPGIRELYHPNYYGAFVIDPDGHNIEAVCHKPE, from the coding sequence ATGATTATCGACCATTTAGGTGTATCCGTTTCAAATTACCAGAAAAGCAAAACGTTTTATTGCCGGTGTCTGGCACCACTGAATATTGAAGAGATTACAGAAGTGCAAGGCTGGTGTGGTCTTGGCGCGAATGGTAAACCGGAATTCTGGTTTGGCGAAGGTGATCAACCCAACGCCCCCATGCACATTGCCTTCATCGCTGAAAATCGCAAAGCTGTCGATGAATTTTACAGTGCGGCGCTGGCGGCTGGAGGTCAGGATAACGGTGCTCCAGGAATTCGGGAATTATATCATCCTAACTATTATGGTGCGTTTGTGATTGATCCGGATGGTCACAATATTGAAGCGGTATGTCATAAACCCGAATAA
- a CDS encoding prolipoprotein diacylglyceryl transferase family protein: protein MLQPLTPHIVFDCLALLLAIVAGIISVRWKLKSPMTRTAAGIGAGYFIALSLGSMTGSFALGTANLYLSGVSNIGRSIAGALFGATLTVELYKLQRGTRGSTGYMYVIPFCVLVIVGRLGCFFSGLADHTYGTPTTLPWGVDFGDGMQRHPVQLYESLSMLMLLMFVIFMLRVRQQFIVDYGYYLCVGFYGGQRFLWEFLKPYAALLGSLNLFHIICLLLMIYSIAMSLGVRNGYRTT, encoded by the coding sequence ATGCTTCAACCACTGACCCCTCACATTGTGTTTGACTGCCTGGCTCTGTTACTGGCTATTGTCGCCGGCATCATCAGCGTGCGCTGGAAATTAAAATCCCCGATGACCAGAACCGCGGCGGGCATCGGCGCGGGTTACTTCATCGCTCTGAGCCTGGGCAGTATGACTGGCTCGTTTGCGCTGGGCACGGCCAATCTGTATCTCTCCGGGGTATCAAATATCGGCCGCAGCATTGCCGGCGCGCTGTTCGGGGCCACGCTGACGGTCGAGCTTTACAAACTCCAGCGTGGCACCCGGGGATCAACCGGGTACATGTATGTCATTCCTTTTTGCGTCCTGGTCATCGTGGGTCGCCTGGGATGCTTTTTTTCCGGCCTTGCGGATCACACCTACGGCACGCCGACCACTCTGCCCTGGGGCGTCGATTTCGGCGATGGGATGCAGCGCCATCCCGTGCAACTCTATGAAAGCCTGTCCATGCTGATGTTGTTGATGTTTGTTATATTCATGCTCAGAGTCCGGCAACAGTTTATTGTCGATTACGGCTATTATCTGTGTGTTGGTTTTTATGGCGGGCAACGTTTTTTATGGGAATTTCTCAAACCTTATGCCGCTCTTCTGGGCAGTCTGAATCTCTTTCACATCATCTGTCTGTTATTGATGATCTATAGTATCGCCATGAGTCTGGGGGTCAGGAATGGCTATCGAACAACGTAA
- a CDS encoding radical SAM protein, with product MAIEQRKQTPYLFYGQTLSLCEQCLTLVPAKILFEGDNVFYQKRCPEHGVQKTKVSTDVAYFKQCKDYIKPGDRPLQFQSRTEYGCPLDCGLCPDHEQHSCLALIEINEECNLNCPVCFADSSPARKRHLPLSDIEFMMDALVASEGEPDVLQISGGEPTIHPEILDILALAKRKPIRHLMINTNGVRIANDPQFVAALADFKPGFEVYLQFDSLQKAALQNLRGVDLRSCRQQALENLERFNISTTLVVTVKKGVNDEEIGAIIDYALQFKCVRGITFQPIQDSGRNDHFDKNKDRFLLSDIRRAVYQQSPHFEAQDIIPLPCNPESISIAYALRDQQRITPVTSLFPKEDLIQDVPNAVSFEKNSLLKDKVIELFSLSSGELNTSERMESLLCCLPKIPALQNLSYENIFRITIVQFLDRYNFCVGNVKRSCIHFVTQGGQIIPFDTYNTLYRNGQVEKLRKQVRRPS from the coding sequence ATGGCTATCGAACAACGTAAACAAACACCGTATCTTTTTTATGGCCAGACACTGTCCTTGTGCGAACAATGTCTGACTCTGGTACCGGCAAAAATTCTGTTTGAGGGCGACAACGTCTTTTATCAAAAGCGATGCCCGGAGCATGGTGTGCAGAAAACCAAGGTTTCCACGGATGTTGCTTACTTCAAACAATGCAAGGATTACATCAAGCCTGGCGACCGACCATTGCAGTTCCAGTCCCGTACGGAATATGGCTGCCCATTGGATTGCGGCCTGTGCCCGGACCACGAACAACACAGTTGTCTGGCACTGATCGAAATCAATGAGGAGTGCAATCTGAATTGTCCGGTCTGCTTTGCCGATTCCTCCCCGGCGCGTAAACGTCATCTGCCGCTGAGCGATATAGAATTCATGATGGATGCACTGGTCGCCAGTGAAGGTGAACCGGATGTGCTGCAGATCAGCGGTGGCGAACCGACCATTCATCCTGAGATTCTGGATATCCTGGCATTGGCCAAACGCAAGCCCATCCGGCACCTGATGATCAACACCAATGGCGTTCGCATTGCCAACGATCCGCAATTCGTTGCCGCACTGGCGGATTTCAAACCGGGTTTTGAAGTGTATCTGCAATTCGATTCACTGCAAAAAGCCGCTTTGCAGAATCTGCGCGGCGTGGACCTGCGCTCATGTCGGCAACAGGCGCTGGAGAATCTCGAACGATTCAATATCTCCACCACACTGGTCGTCACCGTCAAGAAGGGTGTCAACGATGAGGAAATCGGTGCCATCATCGATTACGCCCTGCAGTTTAAATGTGTTCGCGGAATCACCTTTCAGCCGATTCAGGACAGCGGACGCAATGATCATTTTGATAAAAACAAAGACCGTTTTCTGCTCTCGGACATCCGCCGAGCGGTATACCAGCAATCACCGCATTTTGAGGCCCAGGACATTATTCCGTTGCCCTGCAATCCGGAATCCATTTCAATTGCTTACGCCTTACGTGACCAGCAACGCATCACTCCGGTGACTTCATTGTTTCCCAAAGAAGATCTGATTCAGGATGTGCCCAATGCTGTATCCTTCGAAAAAAACAGTTTGTTGAAAGACAAAGTCATCGAGTTGTTTTCGCTCTCCAGCGGCGAACTCAATACCAGCGAACGAATGGAGTCTCTGTTGTGCTGCCTGCCCAAAATTCCGGCTTTACAGAATCTGAGTTATGAAAATATTTTTCGTATCACCATCGTCCAGTTTCTGGATCGCTACAATTTTTGCGTGGGTAACGTGAAACGATCCTGTATTCACTTTGTCACCCAAGGCGGCCAGATCATTCCGTTTGATACGTACAACACTCTGTACCGCAATGGTCAGGTCGAGAAATTGCGCAAACAGGTCAGGAGGCCATCATGA